Part of the Phycisphaerales bacterium genome, GACAACCTTACCACGCTCGAGCAGTGCCACGCCCAGGTGGTCGACCTGGCCGAGCGCGTCGGATGGCGATTGCGGAGGGCCGAGCGTGCGGCGGGCACGATCACGCTGAAGGTGCGCAACGGTGAGTTCAAGACCATCACACGGGCGCACACGCTCGCGGAACCGACGCACGACAGCGGCGCGATCGTGCGCGAGGCGTGCGCTTTGCTCGATGCCTGGGCGAGGAAGGGCTTCGAGCCGGTACGCCTGCTGGGCGTCAGCGCGAGCCACCTGCACGCGCCCGAGGGGCCGGGCCTGTTCGACGCGGCCGAGCACGAACGCGCCAGCCGCGTGGACGAGGCGGCCGACGTCATCCGCAGTCGGTTCGGCGACGCGGCGATCGGCCGGGCGAGCTCGCTGGACGCGTAGGTTCCTAGCTCGCGAGCCGCAGCCGGATCGGCCCGCGGGCATCGTCGGGGTCGACGATCTTGCCGCCCTTGGTGATGGAGAGCTTGCGCTGGCGGACGAGGCGCCGGGCGGCGCGGCGGGTTCGCTCCATGAGCGGCTTCCAGTCGTCGGGCTCGACGGCGCGGGCCGCCTCGCTCGGGCAGATGGTGGCGCCGCGGTCGCGCTTCGAGAGCAACTCGAGGATGGCGGCTTCGAGCCGGGCGTCGAGGTCGCCGGGCTTCTCGCGGCGGCACAGGTCGGAGCAATAACGGACGTCTTCCCAGGAGCGTTCCCACTTCTTGCGCCACGCGAACGTGCGCCCGCAGGTCTCGCAGATCTTGGTCGGCAGGTCGTCGCGCTTCACTGGCTCGCCGCCTGCGGGGTTGCGAGCGGATCGACGCGTGGCGTCGGGTCGCCGTG contains:
- a CDS encoding DUF2256 and DUF3253 domain-containing protein, with product MKRDDLPTKICETCGRTFAWRKKWERSWEDVRYCSDLCRREKPGDLDARLEAAILELLSKRDRGATICPSEAARAVEPDDWKPLMERTRRAARRLVRQRKLSITKGGKIVDPDDARGPIRLRLAS